In Anaeromicrobium sediminis, one DNA window encodes the following:
- a CDS encoding TVP38/TMEM64 family protein has product MKKINLSSERIKPVIISVLIIVCVITMKVFGIYDYISMDNIENLQTWIKSFEPLGPIVYIFIFIVGCLLFLPAPPLVILAGLVFGPLMGTLWTALAAIIADATAFLVARYAARDMIAKWANENKSFKRIDEGVKKEGWRILMITRLIPVFPYMIQSYAYGLTNIQFSSYILVSWICTIPGIIAFTFMGGAIGSDGSAMKIFMYLAIGAIVFMGISLIPRYVVKKKGINMYELE; this is encoded by the coding sequence ATGAAAAAAATAAATTTATCCTCTGAACGGATTAAGCCAGTTATTATAAGTGTATTAATAATAGTCTGCGTTATTACAATGAAGGTTTTTGGTATTTATGATTATATTAGTATGGATAATATAGAGAACTTACAGACTTGGATTAAAAGTTTTGAACCTCTTGGGCCTATAGTATATATTTTTATATTTATTGTGGGATGTTTACTGTTCTTGCCTGCACCACCATTAGTGATTCTAGCAGGTTTAGTTTTTGGACCATTAATGGGAACACTATGGACGGCTTTAGCAGCAATTATTGCTGATGCCACAGCCTTTTTAGTTGCAAGATATGCAGCTAGAGATATGATTGCAAAGTGGGCAAATGAAAATAAAAGCTTTAAGAGAATTGATGAAGGGGTTAAAAAGGAAGGGTGGAGAATATTGATGATCACAAGACTAATACCCGTATTCCCATATATGATTCAAAGCTATGCCTATGGTTTAACAAATATCCAATTCTCTTCGTATATATTAGTCTCCTGGATTTGCACTATACCGGGGATAATAGCTTTTACGTTTATGGGAGGTGCCATTGGGTCTGATGGTAGCGCTATGAAAATTTTTATGTATTTAGCTATTGGAGCTATTGTATTTATGGGCATATCCTTAATACCTAGATATGTTGTAAAGAAAAAAGGTATAAATATGTATGAATTAGAGTAA
- a CDS encoding YddF family protein: MKVGLFNGTVATTNGIYKISDIDIDNAKKLIKENGFISAIGHESTAQALSDLLGIHIPMNRIQFKQAVGQKAVVIKLNERPPEGVVLSREEIDKIGYSLKLMERLE, from the coding sequence ATGAAAGTGGGACTATTTAATGGAACAGTTGCTACTACAAACGGTATATATAAGATAAGTGATATAGATATAGATAATGCTAAAAAACTTATAAAGGAAAATGGATTTATATCTGCAATAGGACATGAATCAACTGCTCAAGCCCTATCAGATTTACTAGGTATACATATACCTATGAACCGTATACAATTTAAGCAGGCGGTTGGACAAAAGGCAGTAGTTATTAAATTAAATGAAAGACCACCAGAAGGTGTTGTATTAAGTAGAGAAGAGATAGACAAGATAGGATACTCATTAAAATTAATGGAAAGATTGGAATAA
- a CDS encoding FAD-binding oxidoreductase, translating into MYITGGVVSKDNPLYLEASTDFNLAIKKFPFIIVFCFSEDDVINTLKYAISEDIPFRVRNGRHDYEGNSNVNKGIVIDVSNINYTFIDEVNNKAKFGGGITTGKMYSDLVNKGYTVPSGTCPDVGFAGLTSCGGVGFAARLLGLSCDNLLEIELINYKGEKIVANEYSNDNLFWAVRGGLASNFGVVVSLTYKITPVCNVSTYVITWNPKYFVDVLDTWQSFTPYADVRLTTSVEYKKESSGDILLSSSGQFFGGKEELERIIEPLLKVAPTESVEIETISYEEALEKWSSDCTGPEKFKGTGSFIYTPLSKRILNCLEAELISAPKNSTQFYEFIGLNGNVSKVKPNETAFVHRNSLYLIEIKSAWDLEMDREDNVNWTNNVKDLLDSVGIGTYRGFTDFDIIDWQRQYYGDNYPRLREVKTQYDPLNIFNFPQSIEPL; encoded by the coding sequence ATGTATATAACAGGTGGAGTTGTTTCTAAAGATAACCCTCTCTACTTGGAGGCTAGCACTGATTTTAATCTAGCTATAAAAAAATTCCCTTTTATTATAGTCTTTTGTTTTTCTGAAGATGATGTTATAAATACATTGAAATATGCAATATCAGAAGATATTCCCTTTAGAGTTAGAAATGGAAGACATGATTATGAGGGCAATTCTAACGTAAATAAAGGAATAGTAATAGATGTTAGTAATATTAATTACACTTTTATTGATGAAGTGAATAATAAGGCTAAATTTGGTGGTGGAATAACAACTGGAAAGATGTACTCTGACTTAGTTAACAAGGGTTATACTGTACCCTCTGGCACATGCCCAGATGTAGGCTTTGCCGGTCTAACTTCTTGTGGTGGGGTTGGATTTGCAGCTAGGTTGTTAGGACTTTCCTGTGATAATTTATTAGAAATAGAATTAATAAATTATAAAGGTGAGAAAATAGTTGCAAATGAATATTCCAATGATAATTTATTTTGGGCTGTAAGAGGTGGACTTGCTTCAAATTTCGGAGTAGTGGTTTCATTAACCTATAAGATCACTCCCGTATGCAATGTTTCAACTTATGTTATAACTTGGAACCCTAAATATTTTGTTGACGTATTAGATACTTGGCAAAGCTTTACACCTTATGCTGATGTGAGATTAACAACTAGTGTTGAATATAAAAAAGAATCTTCTGGTGATATTTTATTATCATCAAGTGGACAATTCTTTGGAGGAAAAGAAGAATTAGAACGTATAATAGAGCCCCTTTTAAAGGTGGCCCCAACAGAATCTGTAGAAATAGAAACTATTTCATATGAAGAAGCTTTAGAAAAATGGTCTAGTGATTGCACTGGCCCTGAGAAGTTTAAGGGAACAGGTTCTTTTATATACACACCCCTTAGTAAACGTATATTAAATTGTTTAGAAGCAGAACTAATAAGTGCCCCTAAAAATTCTACACAATTCTATGAGTTTATAGGCCTTAATGGAAATGTAAGTAAGGTTAAACCAAATGAAACTGCTTTTGTTCATAGAAATTCATTGTATCTAATAGAAATAAAATCTGCATGGGATTTAGAAATGGATAGAGAAGATAATGTTAATTGGACAAACAATGTTAAAGATTTGTTAGACTCTGTTGGAATAGGAACCTATAGGGGTTTTACTGATTTTGATATTATAGATTGGCAAAGACAATATTATGGAGATAATTATCCAAGACTTAGAGAGGTTAAAACTCAATATGACCCTCTAAATATATTTAACTTCCCACAATCAATAGAACCTCTTTAA
- a CDS encoding sensor histidine kinase: MLAMVVLLTLLIGSMILVNSIFLEDYYIFKTKATFVKEYEELLEEYRGISDRKFLDILRRRNSDNGYKYLVVNEKYDIVLSSAPEFKEGNRLHLSKFQKEFMKKNEKELTDGKVFYQALKRDDSKQYDITLVAQLRKDHFLLIAQPLQQVSENVAIANDFILMIGIGILIIGVIIANYMSRRIVRPILEITEITSKIANLDFSERYHGTLKDEVGILGKSINRISEKLHSTISDLKHTNTDLQKELQLQKRFLASVSHEFKTPVGLIRGYTESLHLGMAKDKEEAQEFTSIILQETDHLNRLISDIIFLMHIDSGIFQMNMKGFDLAISIQGVVNKFSQMPSEKSFELSVETPSKLQVCGDEGRLIQVLENLISNGIRHVSPGGILQLTANQKNNLVKVEIYNSGKQIPKEHLPHLFNAFYSAQDSRSRNNSGTGLGLSIVNSIIQKHRGECGVFNRADGVVFWFTLPTSNDKC, from the coding sequence ATGTTAGCCATGGTAGTTTTATTGACCCTATTAATTGGATCAATGATCTTGGTAAACTCTATTTTTCTTGAAGATTACTATATATTTAAAACCAAGGCAACTTTTGTTAAAGAATATGAGGAACTATTAGAGGAGTATCGGGGCATATCAGATCGTAAATTTCTAGATATTTTACGAAGGCGCAATTCGGATAATGGATACAAGTATCTGGTTGTTAACGAAAAGTATGATATAGTCCTTTCATCGGCACCTGAGTTTAAAGAAGGTAATAGGTTACATCTATCCAAGTTTCAAAAAGAGTTCATGAAAAAAAATGAAAAAGAGCTTACTGATGGAAAGGTATTCTATCAAGCCTTGAAACGGGATGATAGTAAACAATATGATATCACTTTAGTGGCACAGCTAAGGAAGGATCATTTTTTACTGATTGCCCAGCCTTTGCAGCAGGTTAGTGAAAATGTAGCTATTGCTAATGATTTTATCCTTATGATTGGTATAGGTATCTTAATAATAGGGGTAATCATTGCCAATTACATGTCACGAAGAATAGTAAGACCTATATTAGAGATAACGGAAATTACCAGTAAGATTGCTAATTTGGATTTTTCAGAGCGATATCATGGAACTTTAAAGGATGAAGTTGGTATACTGGGCAAAAGTATTAATAGAATATCTGAAAAGCTCCATTCCACTATTAGTGATTTAAAGCATACCAATACTGACCTTCAAAAAGAGCTACAACTACAAAAGCGGTTTTTGGCTAGTGTATCCCATGAGTTTAAAACCCCTGTAGGTTTGATCAGAGGTTATACGGAATCACTTCATCTAGGTATGGCAAAAGACAAGGAAGAGGCCCAAGAGTTCACATCAATTATCCTACAGGAAACGGATCATTTAAATCGATTGATTAGCGATATTATATTTTTGATGCATATAGATTCAGGGATATTTCAAATGAACATGAAAGGTTTTGATCTAGCCATATCTATTCAAGGGGTGGTGAATAAGTTTTCTCAAATGCCAAGTGAGAAGTCATTCGAACTTTCGGTTGAGACACCTTCTAAATTACAAGTTTGTGGTGATGAAGGGAGATTGATTCAAGTTTTGGAAAACTTAATCTCCAATGGGATACGCCATGTTAGCCCTGGTGGTATACTGCAACTTACCGCCAATCAAAAGAATAATTTAGTTAAGGTGGAAATCTATAATAGTGGCAAACAGATTCCTAAGGAACACTTACCCCATCTATTTAATGCCTTTTATAGTGCACAGGATTCTCGATCACGCAATAATAGCGGTACTGGATTGGGTCTATCAATAGTTAATAGCATAATACAAAAACATAGAGGAGAGTGCGGTGTTTTCAACAGAGCAGATGGAGTAGTGTTTTGGTTTACCCTTCCCACAAGTAATGACAAATGTTAA
- a CDS encoding response regulator transcription factor, which produces MMIGKILVADDEANYRRLVKMFLEQANYEVLTVSDGNEVIDILNQCNDIDLVILDVMMPKLNGWQTCQEIREKSSIPIIMLTALGDVTNEVHGIEKGADDYISKPFSHEVLIARVGGLLRRVRRNEQEQFHDEGMAFEESTNSVYIDDKRISLRPKEYELLMCLVLNKSIVLSREQILDKVWGYNYFGDPRTVDTHIKSLRARLGEIGKRIRTLRNKGYSYRGVD; this is translated from the coding sequence ATGATGATAGGTAAAATACTCGTTGCTGATGATGAAGCCAATTACAGAAGACTTGTTAAGATGTTTCTAGAGCAGGCAAATTATGAGGTGCTCACTGTCAGTGATGGCAACGAGGTCATAGATATATTAAACCAATGTAATGATATTGATCTAGTTATCTTAGATGTTATGATGCCTAAGCTCAATGGCTGGCAAACCTGCCAAGAGATTAGAGAAAAATCCAGTATTCCCATTATAATGTTAACTGCCTTAGGGGATGTAACTAATGAGGTTCACGGTATTGAAAAGGGTGCAGATGACTATATTTCCAAACCCTTTTCACATGAAGTTCTTATTGCCCGTGTGGGTGGGTTACTACGTCGAGTACGAAGAAATGAACAAGAGCAATTCCATGATGAAGGCATGGCTTTTGAGGAATCAACAAACTCTGTTTACATTGATGACAAAAGGATTTCCTTGAGACCAAAGGAGTATGAACTTTTAATGTGTTTAGTACTTAATAAGTCCATTGTCCTTTCTCGCGAGCAGATTTTAGACAAAGTATGGGGATATAATTATTTTGGGGATCCCAGAACAGTTGATACCCACATTAAGAGCCTCCGTGCCAGATTAGGCGAGATAGGAAAACGTATTAGGACCTTGAGAAATAAAGGATATTCTTATAGAGGTGTTGACTAA
- a CDS encoding Spy/CpxP family protein refolding chaperone: MFKKKFINSLIITGLLFSSIGCSTMEPEAVEPEEQARVEVQKIDEDMVKKIKSILSNYDFSALTVEEAKAINESFRAAGFKGGKKLEEAIKSAGFDPTIIGRLDPPPSSNKDANQPKNKNTNQPKNKTEKPEKNTEKKPGQRYSVQQAISDNAQLHTIAFDALAFFTGELGSDSFFPPGKVSDFFGFQYLRDVDAGELGHNTTFVPRVANNVLYILNDSQIDQLKTLAVEQEELLKDYGYSRFPLMEAFRRLLGDNMPNETTALSLNAVTDYSSDLYEIDGLLSYNRAKVLGNIINSLDDEQRTYLDKMAEGSSLTWPTKQDQIDKREMTHEQHVLVMTYASEMFSWYAGDVESDTYFCPERHGTYFGSFYMKDIPAMGNPDYSIGTNITGDSGKDFLNILTEEQKKLITDLVDIQRDELLEIVETRRTIAKQLREFMKGNDVDEETVIQLSRKYGELDGEIVHSYATHFSKVYKTLTEKQKEQLIKLRNLDDYQVEGAFLYSEPIEMPNIIDTDFLFK, translated from the coding sequence ATGTTTAAGAAAAAATTTATTAATTCGTTGATTATTACAGGCTTGTTGTTCAGTAGTATTGGATGTTCAACCATGGAACCAGAAGCTGTTGAACCTGAGGAGCAAGCACGTGTAGAAGTACAGAAAATAGATGAAGATATGGTGAAGAAAATTAAGTCTATCTTATCCAATTATGATTTTTCGGCTTTAACTGTAGAAGAGGCTAAGGCCATTAATGAATCATTCAGAGCTGCTGGCTTTAAAGGTGGTAAAAAACTAGAGGAAGCCATTAAGTCAGCAGGTTTTGATCCAACTATAATCGGTAGATTAGATCCGCCACCTTCATCAAATAAAGATGCTAATCAACCCAAGAATAAGAATACTAACCAGCCAAAGAATAAAACAGAAAAACCTGAAAAAAATACTGAGAAAAAACCTGGTCAGCGTTATTCTGTTCAGCAGGCCATTTCAGACAATGCCCAGTTGCATACTATAGCCTTTGATGCCCTTGCATTTTTTACTGGCGAATTGGGTAGCGATTCATTCTTTCCTCCTGGGAAAGTATCAGACTTCTTTGGATTTCAATACCTTAGAGATGTAGATGCAGGAGAGCTTGGACACAACACGACTTTTGTACCACGTGTTGCTAATAATGTTCTATATATTTTAAATGATTCACAGATTGATCAGTTAAAAACCTTAGCTGTGGAACAGGAAGAGCTTCTTAAAGACTACGGGTATAGTCGTTTCCCATTGATGGAGGCATTCCGCCGACTACTTGGAGACAATATGCCGAATGAAACCACTGCTTTAAGTCTAAATGCAGTGACTGATTATTCAAGTGATTTGTATGAAATTGATGGATTACTTAGCTATAATCGAGCAAAGGTACTTGGAAATATTATCAATTCATTGGATGATGAGCAAAGAACCTATCTTGATAAAATGGCTGAGGGTAGTTCGTTGACATGGCCCACAAAACAGGATCAGATCGATAAGAGAGAAATGACTCACGAACAACACGTTTTAGTCATGACCTATGCCAGTGAGATGTTTAGCTGGTATGCAGGAGATGTTGAAAGCGATACATACTTCTGCCCTGAAAGACATGGAACTTATTTTGGTTCTTTTTATATGAAGGATATTCCGGCTATGGGTAACCCTGACTATTCTATTGGTACTAATATCACAGGTGATAGTGGTAAGGATTTTTTAAATATATTGACAGAGGAGCAGAAAAAGCTAATTACGGACTTAGTAGATATTCAAAGGGATGAACTCCTTGAAATCGTTGAAACAAGAAGAACAATAGCAAAACAATTACGCGAGTTTATGAAGGGTAACGATGTTGATGAGGAAACTGTGATCCAGCTATCTAGAAAATATGGTGAACTTGACGGTGAGATTGTGCACAGTTATGCTACTCATTTTAGTAAGGTATATAAGACTTTGACAGAGAAACAAAAGGAGCAGTTAATAAAACTTAGAAATCTGGATGATTACCAAGTTGAAGGAGCCTTCCTATACTCTGAACCTATTGAGATGCCTAATATCATTGATACAGATTTCCTCTTTAAATAA
- a CDS encoding multicopper oxidase family protein has translation MTLSKFVDELPVIRTLKPKGMMDGVPYYQIRMQQCRQKLHRDLPRTTVWGFEGNYPGPTIEVNRGEWIKVKWINDLPQRHLLPIDTTVHGAEANKPRVRTVVHLHGGVVRPESDGYPDAWFTRGYRQVGPLFTRKIYDYPNRQRGTTLWYHAHAIGITRLNVYAGLAGGYIIRDPLEEYLNLPKGPYEMLLLIQDRSFNADGSLYYPIGPEPPVPNVCPSVVPDFFGDNILVNGKIWPYLDVEPRKYRFRIINGSNSRFYRMKLSSGQPFYQIGTDGGLLNTPIITKQILLAPAERADVIIDFSKFKGHNIVITNDAPSPYPRGNPVNVDTEGQIMQFRVCLPLSSYDFSIIPCRLNTIIPLKESCARLIRNLTLVRETDKFGRAFLLLDGKRWDDPITIKPRLGSIEVWNLINLANSTHPIHLHLVNFQILGRQPFHVEYYNKTGQILPTGPAILPDLNERGWKDTVRANPGEITRIIMRFVPYAGLYPWHCHILEHEDHEMMRPYEIIN, from the coding sequence ATGACTTTATCCAAATTTGTAGATGAACTGCCAGTAATTAGAACTCTAAAGCCCAAGGGCATGATGGATGGGGTTCCTTATTACCAAATAAGAATGCAGCAATGTAGACAGAAGCTCCATAGAGATCTTCCGAGAACTACTGTATGGGGATTTGAAGGGAATTATCCGGGACCAACTATTGAGGTTAATAGGGGGGAATGGATAAAGGTTAAGTGGATAAATGATCTTCCACAAAGACATTTGCTTCCTATTGATACTACAGTACATGGTGCTGAAGCCAACAAACCTAGAGTAAGAACTGTAGTACATCTTCATGGGGGAGTGGTACGGCCAGAAAGTGATGGATATCCAGATGCATGGTTTACTAGGGGATATAGACAAGTAGGACCTCTTTTTACCAGAAAAATATATGATTATCCAAATAGACAACGTGGGACTACCCTATGGTATCATGCCCATGCAATTGGTATTACACGTCTTAATGTATATGCAGGATTAGCGGGTGGATATATAATCCGTGACCCCTTAGAAGAATATCTTAATCTTCCTAAAGGACCCTATGAAATGCTTTTGCTCATTCAAGATAGATCCTTTAATGCTGATGGCTCCCTTTATTATCCCATTGGGCCAGAGCCACCTGTACCAAATGTTTGTCCTTCTGTAGTTCCTGATTTTTTCGGAGATAACATATTAGTTAATGGAAAGATTTGGCCATATTTAGATGTTGAACCAAGAAAGTATAGATTTCGAATTATAAATGGCTCAAACTCAAGGTTCTATAGAATGAAACTTTCTTCAGGTCAGCCCTTTTATCAAATCGGAACGGACGGAGGTTTGCTTAATACGCCTATTATAACGAAACAGATTTTATTAGCTCCTGCGGAACGTGCTGATGTTATAATAGATTTCTCTAAATTCAAGGGCCATAATATTGTGATAACTAATGACGCTCCTTCACCATATCCAAGGGGAAATCCTGTTAATGTGGACACTGAAGGCCAGATTATGCAATTTAGAGTATGTCTTCCACTTTCAAGCTATGATTTTAGCATTATCCCATGTAGGTTAAATACAATAATACCTTTAAAGGAGAGCTGTGCAAGATTAATAAGGAATCTTACCCTTGTAAGAGAAACTGATAAATTTGGAAGGGCATTTCTTCTTCTTGACGGAAAGCGATGGGATGATCCAATTACAATTAAACCGCGACTGGGTAGTATAGAGGTTTGGAATCTAATTAATTTAGCAAACTCTACTCATCCAATACACCTTCACTTAGTTAATTTTCAAATTCTAGGTAGACAACCCTTTCATGTTGAATACTACAATAAAACTGGGCAGATTCTTCCTACTGGACCAGCAATATTACCTGACCTTAATGAAAGGGGATGGAAGGATACAGTAAGAGCAAATCCTGGTGAAATTACTAGAATAATTATGAGATTTGTTCCATATGCAGGCTTATATCCTTGGCATTGCCATATACTAGAACATGAAGACCATGAGATGATGAGACCCTATGAAATTATAAATTGA
- a CDS encoding CGGC domain-containing protein: MRKILLGQYFKSIFIYELKEINLYIRCGGGLNMDTKYVIIIQCDIAHRRCSGFACTNAFYNKEGAFENYDEGIKHISFTCGGCCGKGLAAKLEHFAKKSRKINNINKNEVVIHLSSCIVTDNHHYDRCPHIDYIKSIIVKKGYKNLVEGSYLSKNAQKKRDQGIYTSY, from the coding sequence ATGAGAAAAATTTTATTAGGACAGTATTTCAAAAGTATTTTTATATATGAATTAAAGGAAATAAATTTATATATTAGATGTGGGGGCGGATTAAATATGGATACAAAATATGTTATTATTATTCAGTGTGATATTGCACACAGGAGATGTAGTGGCTTTGCCTGTACAAATGCTTTTTACAATAAGGAAGGAGCATTTGAAAATTATGATGAAGGTATAAAGCACATTTCTTTTACGTGTGGTGGATGCTGTGGAAAAGGCTTAGCAGCTAAATTAGAACATTTTGCTAAAAAATCTAGAAAAATTAATAACATAAATAAAAATGAAGTTGTCATTCACTTATCTTCGTGTATAGTAACTGATAATCATCATTATGATAGATGTCCTCATATTGATTATATTAAAAGCATTATAGTAAAAAAGGGATATAAAAACCTAGTAGAAGGTTCCTATTTAAGTAAAAATGCTCAGAAGAAAAGAGATCAAGGCATATATACTTCTTATTAA